CATCAGAAAGGTTCTTCTGTGGGATTTCCTCATCTTCATTTGACCCCTGTGTGCTACCTGATACCAAGTTCATATCTGAGACAGCTGGTGACAATTCCAGTCTGAGTTTGTTTGAGAAATCTTGTTGGAAAACATTTCCAAATTCCGGTCGAAAATTGCTATGATTGTCAACCAAGCTACCTTCAGCAACAGGCTGCACGTGGTCAACCTCAGGCAATctccttttcttatttaatGCCGCCAAATCCATGAACTCGATTTTGCGCAAAAGTTGATCAACAAAAGAAGGATTCTGAAGAGCCTTCTCAAAGTTGTTCAGCAATTTTTTTTGCCTGTTCTCAATACCATCCAAACGCTGCTGAAATTCATCCAGGTGAAGCTTTGTTTTTGAGTGATGGTGTTTGTAGCTTAAGAGATTGGATTCAAGAGAACTTTTCTCGCGTGAGAGTTTCTCTATTTGTTCATCATATGACGCCCTTTCAGGATCTACAACAGAACCTGGAGGATTACTATGACTGTGTATAGGTTTCCTGCGGTGTATATTCTTCAGAAGATGCTTTTGATCTTTTATAAAATCATCATTAGCAAACTCCCAACGCTCAGCATGTGTTTTTCGAAATCCCTGATAATAAAGCACACACATAAATGAATCacaacaaattaaaacctaaaagtTGCTTCTCTAAACACTTTAAGCAATAACATCAATGCCCATAAACAATTAATTACTATCATTTAAGCCATAAGGTCCACAACATTGTTTGAATGATTTACGATTAAATCTTTAAAAGCATATTCTTTATTTCACACATAAAAACTTCGGGAGCAAATCTGGCAGTGGGATTTAGTTTTGAATCAATGCTATAAGTGCATGATTTATACTGTATTTTCCAACACTATCTAATACTTAGATATCAATTTCTACTAGTTCAATAAAAATTTACCATGGTAAGATGTTCCCAATTTTGGTGTCATCATATCAATAAATGTAAATCTAGATTCCTGAGAAGTCTACGATGCAGAAGAGAAGTAGTAATGAACAATCAAAATTTGGGATAGAGTTTGCAATTAATGGGGAAATTCAAGGATTAGGGTTCCAAAAACACCCATAATGTGTCATgtgaaagatttgaaaataaggTAGTATTTGTGTAGTTATTaggaaaaaacagaaaaacaatctaattttttttccactaTAATGTCACGAGAAATAACATCACAAACGCATCATGAGTGGTATGGAAACTTTAAAGTCAATATCCTTTAAATTCAACAATTGCCCATGAGCTTCTAATTAGTGATTTTCCGTTCGTGACACATTCATGAACTTTTTTTCTCATCCTGCTTGTTTGTTTTGCAAAACAAGTACGAGTTTTTTGTCACTCTTATTTGCTTACTAGAGATGAGTAAACCAtaaatttagtccctaaactatcacttcttcaatttagtccctaaactaccACTCATTATctaatttagtccctaaactacaTAAATACAATAACAATAAGTAGTCCCTAAAGTATATGAAATCCGTGAATTTAGGCCCTACTATTAAGATGTTAGGGACTAAATTAACAAATGTTGATATACTTTATAAACTAAATTGACACATTTCAATACTTTTGGAACtgcttaatatatttttatggttTAGGACTAAACTGAAGATAGGGTGATACTTAAGGAACAGACTTGATGATTTATTAATACCAGGTATACCATTACCAATATGCTGCATAAACTTTTCAAGATTCTCAAATCTCATCATTTTTTTGGGTAGACAGACGAAATGGCAAAGCCATTAATCCAAGGTTCCAACCCCGATAATGGGTTCCGGCCTAACAGTTTTGGCATTTTTTGCTAATTGAGTTAGGACTTGTGTACTCAATCAAATAGACTACATCAAATCCATATCCAATAATTTTTAACATCAACTAAGTTTTTGCCCTAGATAGACTccatcaaattcaaattcgAAGCTCTTCCTAATATTATCCTAATTTagtaagcaattttttttatcaacctcaataatcatcatcatccatatcaaataattaaaattccatGAAAAcacaatcaaatcaaattacaCAATACAACAAacattcaaataaaatataaaaaacactcaaattcaaattaatcagaaaaaaattgaaatgaattggAGAATGAAGAAGGAAGAGTTAACATACATAAGTATTGAGCTGACGAATGAAGCTGGAGAAATTATTGTGTTTGAAATAGGTTGGAAGAAGAACGCGAGCAAATTCAGGAGGATTCCAAACGATGAAGCTGTTATTGGTAGAGCTCCATGAAACGATCTCGTCTGTGCTGGGATCGTTCACCATGTCATACGTTTTCTGAAGAAACGGTGCCGGACCTCCACCGTTTCCGGCAGCGGTAGCCGATGAGAGCGGAGCAGTTTCCATTTAGTAACGGAATGGATCTTtctggagagagagagagagagagagagagagagagagagagagagagagagagagaggtttgACTTGAAAGGGTGAGTCTGTGCTTGCGTAGGCTGGTCGTTGTTGGCGTTTGCTATATAGCCAGCTGCCAAACAAAAATCAACCAAAAGAGAGAGAGACCAAACAACTGTTTTAATATGCGTTTGGTTTTAACAGTAACTTTTAAACCAACTCTActatttttgataaaattttgtattcatgtttataatattttatagaaatctttttaacaaaaattttgaattatataAGCAACAAGGTAGTTTTTCTGCAAAAGACAAAGTAGAAGAAgctttattgttatttttttattaataaatagtaaaaataattattaaatcaaattttttaaataaattttttttttatttaaaaaaaaagtctgacgTGGTAGACGGTAGTCCATGTAAGATGCCACATGTCAACAAAATTCAATGTGTCACCGCCACGTGGACTTCCGTTAGTCAACTAACAGTTGACCTAACTTTtgagactaaaatcaaaacagaaAATTAATTGGGGactaaaaagaataattttaaagtatagggacgaaaaccaaaactcaatataaaagtatagattgaaaacatattttacccttttttttatagagattaaaaatgaaatttgagatatttataaggattaaaaacatatttaaccctagtATTTAGATTGTCAGTTTGTTCTTGCTCATACGTTGGGCGAAGAGAATGTTAGTGTTGATTGTCTTGCTAAGCTGAGCGCATCACTATATTAATAATCACTCCCTTTATCATTAATTACAAGTAAAATAGTACTTTTTAGATTTGTTGAATAACTGATGAATctaatctatattatagaccaaattcATCCATTATTCAAAGAGAACATATTATTAAatagatcaaatatattattaaattattttttatatataatatatattcataaATGTTGTGTTAATAGTcaaactaataaaatataaaatttaatagtcaaactaatatattttttgtataaattaGTGGGTAATTGTGTGAAACATGTGAAAGAATCATGGGTCGTCGCAAAATTGAGATTGAGTCTGTAAGAGACCCCAACATGAGGCAAGTTACATTCTCAAAACGTCGATTAGGATTATTCAAAAAAGCAAATGAATTGTCTATTTTGTGTGGAGCAGAAGTTGCTATTGTCATGTTTTCTCCGGGGAATAAGCCTTACTCTTTTGGGCACCCAGGAGTTGACGTTGTTGCGGCCAAGtatcttcaacaaaatcatgaaCCAAGTGACTCTGAAGGAGACCCCTCGTATGATGCTTTCAATATGGAAGAGCTGAATCTGGAACTTGATGAGGTGTTGGCCCAGATCCGTGAAGGTGAAAAGCAGATGGAGACGTATGATGAGATCCTTAAGCAAAATGAAGTGACAACACTCTCTAGtcttgaagaattgaaagattCGTATAAAGAGTTTCAAGACAAGGTAAAGTTGCGTCTTAGTGATCTTGAGATATCAGAATGTATGATGCTTCTTGCTAAGGAGCCAGTGGTGGGGGTTAACACAAAATCTGCAAAAAGTGAATAAATTAGGCAAAATCGATGTTTTTATAGCCTAaatcaaattttagtttttgttcccTTTTTTAAGAATAAAGTATGTTCCTTTGTCTCTTTGAAATGTTGTTGCCTGTGTTCCTTATTTCTTTGAAATCTATGAGTGTTGaataaagtgttttttttattatttttatattttaattggtAGAAATAAAACTCACACACTCTGCAGTccgatctgcaacgttgatgactaaatcattgattgaatctgtaattgactgagtttgggtttAATAGGTCTGATGGTCTTAAATTTTCTTCATAGTTCCTAACTTTGCCTCCCTTGCTATGTTAGGTGACAATAACTCTAATAACTCGTTCTGGAATTTCCTACTTTTCTTGGTTCGTATTGTGTTCGTGTTGTCGGGCGTAACCTCTTTTTATTCACAAAAAATGTTCAAAAATTATTGTTGTGTAAGTAGGGACCAGGACTGCCTAATAAAgcacaaatttttatattattttgcaTCTAAACCGTGAACTATAGATTGGATGATTAAGATTAATGCAATTATAAAATCACTATAAACAATCTTAACCACATATTTTAGATTAG
This portion of the Trifolium pratense cultivar HEN17-A07 linkage group LG3, ARS_RC_1.1, whole genome shotgun sequence genome encodes:
- the LOC123914578 gene encoding agamous-like MADS-box protein AGL29 — encoded protein: MGRRKIEIESVRDPNMRQVTFSKRRLGLFKKANELSILCGAEVAIVMFSPGNKPYSFGHPGVDVVAAKYLQQNHEPSDSEGDPSYDAFNMEELNLELDEVLAQIREGEKQMETYDEILKQNEVTTLSSLEELKDSYKEFQDKVKLRLSDLEISECMMLLAKEPVVGVNTKSAKSE
- the LOC123914218 gene encoding heat stress transcription factor A-5-like, giving the protein METAPLSSATAAGNGGGPAPFLQKTYDMVNDPSTDEIVSWSSTNNSFIVWNPPEFARVLLPTYFKHNNFSSFIRQLNTYGFRKTHAERWEFANDDFIKDQKHLLKNIHRRKPIHSHSNPPGSVVDPERASYDEQIEKLSREKSSLESNLLSYKHHHSKTKLHLDEFQQRLDGIENRQKKLLNNFEKALQNPSFVDQLLRKIEFMDLAALNKKRRLPEVDHVQPVAEGSLVDNHSNFRPEFGNVFQQDFSNKLRLELSPAVSDMNLVSGSTQGSNEDEEIPQKNLSDGELKGTQTRTGLAFASETVDLADTGTSFTFNMDSCLSRRATTTENPNLHSLEPSSEEGDSHISCQLNLTLASCPLEFNRNSYSARSPQIDCQEIGNLAESRVTVIGKESESGVSLNRIVANGVISLASPQEASGNGQVKPAAPHAVNDVFWEQFLTERPGCLDNEEAISNYRANPYDEQEEGRAVHGISSNIKNMDNLTL